The following proteins come from a genomic window of Acinetobacter baumannii:
- a CDS encoding tape measure protein, with amino-acid sequence MAQESRLVIVIDSQNAERNARNLGNELVSIERKGEFASKSMDSLSVATRALAGHMAGLLTVGSAISKMDTYTGLQNRLKLVTNNQVELNKATEDTFRIAQKTYSAWDSVLQVYQRFSDNAKTLNLTMDDTARLTETVSKAVAISGASAEAADAALVQFGQALASGTLRGEELNSVMEQTPALAKAIAKGMGITVGELRSVAAEGKITSQEIVKALRNVESDVDALFAKTDITIGQSLTLLNNEITKFVGEAGKGSGAAQVLAGSVQTLASNLDLIADGALVVGIGYITRAILMKSAAIKEGMASTLASRQASVLNAQAEYAEATAALNAAKAHLANVRATNAETQAKFGATAAATRYAQAQAAVTAATNAQTAAQIKLNTATSIAGRLAKGAFGLIGGWAGVATLGVMGLAAAYSYFNNKAEEAKQKLAEQAKVAEKADEELKKLTGNDKAKAVNDLTTAFNAQNKALEKSSRAVGSALIDIENYARGNREVEKISQEARTGTISYTEAIERLNKIKLPTDLYENLKKQAAQYDDNASKASLSAEKLKLLRVEVKLGGNEAQNAAIQHQKQADALGNTATEAEKATKALQDYQAKQKDSVIDSIYKSGWLDKGYTVAQANAILELQKAKGMSAILSKDEIDSALRNLKIIEEQQEREDKLTEAKRKQTQEIEKQAKLTKRLVGISGQSGIGTGPHLDVRYGGSLSGQKVSNEHLARLQAGGKPLTSYKISSNYGPRKAPTKGASSFHKGIDFSMPEGTPITTNVAVKDIKTWYDSKGGGYVSEVIFEDGVSLKLLHQSPKMQSKVKGGASKGSDKAAGDIQSQLERQQDLQRSLENEVASEVGRINNNRKARLEDVDKANFSPERTAEIKAEINRRADNDIAIAKQALRTKLEDYKEFQKTEEQLLEESFNRKKFNAAHDLELSKFEQKQAVELLEQQKQQELGLLKLAQEQRLFQARLSLLSETQAMQERYRLEREEILKNTKLSIEERQKLIALSKANQDKETRDKVNNAVQNWGGIQADMNGTGEFFRQDQERFSRLNAANDLADSQFAATDLDEKNGLDVLNAHMEAGLIKQQDFENRKTAIIQAAQDQRNQIAAEYAQNAQDIEDKYHQDRLNAQIALGGQMMGSLTSMFGSMFGEQSKAYKIMFAADKAYAIAAAGISIQQSIAKAASVGFPANIPLIASAIAQGASIIANIRAIKDQGFADGGYTGSGGKYQPAGIVHKGEVVWSQEDIKRWGGVGLVEKMRKSANPEAFLNNNALADSVMRRAMMSSSAFIESQKQADIFNQPVQDTQIIYKGNRDTPKLASSGNLDLFHDGKVYFSSNGLVQDRSNLDDVQDFTLGSTSRPQAEMMPSIEPASPTINFKIEVINQVSGATVEAEQLDEQTVRIIVKDELDKQLPRTVPKLVSDQIANPNSTISRSLTENTTARRNRT; translated from the coding sequence ATGGCACAAGAATCCCGTTTGGTCATTGTTATTGATTCGCAAAATGCTGAACGTAATGCGCGTAATCTAGGCAATGAACTTGTTAGCATTGAACGTAAAGGTGAATTTGCATCTAAGTCTATGGACAGCTTGTCTGTAGCCACCAGAGCTTTAGCTGGACACATGGCTGGTTTATTAACAGTAGGTTCAGCCATTTCAAAGATGGATACATATACTGGATTACAAAATCGCCTTAAGTTAGTCACTAACAATCAAGTTGAACTAAATAAAGCAACGGAAGACACTTTCCGAATTGCTCAAAAAACCTATTCAGCTTGGGATTCTGTGTTACAGGTTTACCAGCGTTTTAGTGATAATGCCAAAACTTTAAACCTCACAATGGATGACACAGCACGTTTAACTGAAACAGTTTCTAAAGCTGTAGCAATTAGTGGTGCAAGCGCAGAAGCTGCTGATGCAGCTTTAGTTCAGTTCGGGCAGGCCTTGGCTAGTGGAACGTTGCGTGGAGAAGAACTTAATTCTGTAATGGAGCAAACCCCAGCACTAGCAAAGGCTATTGCTAAAGGTATGGGTATTACTGTAGGTGAATTACGTTCAGTAGCAGCTGAAGGAAAAATTACTTCACAAGAAATTGTAAAAGCGCTTAGAAATGTAGAATCTGATGTTGATGCTCTTTTTGCTAAAACAGATATCACAATCGGGCAGTCTCTCACACTCCTAAACAACGAGATCACAAAATTTGTTGGCGAAGCAGGTAAGGGAAGTGGTGCGGCACAGGTATTAGCTGGATCAGTTCAAACTCTTGCAAGTAATTTAGATTTAATTGCTGATGGGGCTTTAGTAGTTGGTATTGGATATATCACTCGTGCAATTTTGATGAAGAGCGCTGCTATTAAAGAGGGAATGGCTTCAACTTTAGCGAGCCGCCAAGCATCTGTATTAAATGCTCAAGCAGAATATGCAGAAGCTACCGCTGCTTTGAATGCAGCAAAAGCTCATCTCGCGAATGTGCGAGCAACAAATGCAGAAACCCAAGCTAAATTTGGCGCAACAGCGGCAGCAACTCGATACGCACAAGCACAGGCAGCAGTAACTGCTGCTACAAATGCACAAACAGCAGCTCAAATTAAGCTAAATACTGCAACTTCAATTGCAGGGAGACTAGCTAAAGGGGCGTTTGGATTAATTGGTGGGTGGGCTGGAGTTGCAACATTAGGAGTAATGGGATTAGCGGCAGCCTATTCTTATTTTAATAATAAGGCAGAGGAGGCAAAGCAAAAGCTTGCTGAACAAGCTAAAGTTGCTGAGAAAGCTGATGAGGAGTTAAAAAAATTAACTGGCAATGATAAGGCTAAAGCAGTTAATGATTTAACTACTGCTTTTAATGCACAAAATAAAGCATTAGAGAAATCATCGCGTGCTGTAGGGTCTGCATTAATTGATATCGAGAACTATGCACGAGGAAATAGGGAGGTTGAAAAAATTTCCCAAGAAGCGAGAACTGGAACTATCAGCTATACAGAAGCCATTGAACGTCTAAATAAAATTAAGTTGCCTACAGATCTATATGAAAATCTGAAAAAACAGGCTGCGCAGTATGATGACAATGCATCTAAAGCAAGTTTATCAGCTGAGAAACTTAAATTATTAAGAGTTGAAGTGAAACTTGGAGGTAATGAAGCACAAAATGCGGCAATTCAGCATCAAAAACAAGCGGATGCTTTAGGAAATACTGCTACTGAAGCAGAAAAGGCAACTAAGGCTTTGCAAGATTATCAAGCCAAGCAAAAAGATAGCGTTATTGATTCAATCTATAAATCAGGTTGGCTTGATAAAGGTTACACTGTTGCTCAAGCTAATGCCATTTTAGAACTGCAAAAAGCTAAAGGAATGAGTGCAATTTTGTCTAAAGATGAAATTGATAGCGCACTTAGAAATCTCAAGATCATCGAAGAACAACAGGAGCGAGAAGATAAATTAACTGAAGCTAAAAGAAAGCAGACGCAGGAAATTGAAAAACAAGCAAAACTTACTAAACGCTTGGTCGGTATTTCCGGTCAATCCGGTATTGGTACTGGTCCACATCTTGACGTCCGATATGGTGGCTCATTGTCAGGTCAGAAAGTTTCTAATGAACATCTGGCTCGATTACAGGCGGGAGGAAAACCTTTAACTTCCTACAAGATCAGTTCTAATTATGGTCCACGAAAAGCCCCAACTAAAGGGGCTTCTTCATTTCATAAAGGTATTGATTTTTCAATGCCTGAAGGAACACCAATCACGACCAATGTTGCTGTGAAAGATATCAAGACATGGTATGACAGCAAGGGAGGTGGTTATGTCAGTGAAGTGATCTTTGAGGATGGAGTGTCTCTTAAGCTTCTACATCAATCTCCCAAGATGCAGAGCAAGGTGAAAGGTGGTGCAAGTAAAGGAAGTGATAAAGCAGCTGGTGATATTCAATCTCAACTTGAACGTCAACAGGATTTGCAACGGTCACTTGAAAATGAGGTGGCTAGTGAAGTCGGACGGATTAACAATAATAGAAAGGCAAGACTGGAGGATGTTGATAAAGCAAACTTTAGCCCGGAACGTACTGCAGAAATAAAGGCGGAAATAAATCGTCGTGCAGATAATGATATTGCTATAGCCAAACAAGCCCTTAGAACGAAATTGGAAGACTATAAGGAGTTCCAGAAAACCGAGGAACAGTTACTAGAAGAGTCCTTTAACCGTAAAAAGTTCAATGCAGCTCATGACCTTGAATTAAGTAAGTTTGAGCAGAAGCAAGCTGTTGAATTGCTGGAACAGCAAAAACAGCAAGAGTTAGGGTTATTAAAACTAGCTCAGGAACAGCGGTTGTTTCAAGCCCGTTTATCTCTGCTTTCTGAAACGCAAGCCATGCAGGAACGTTACAGACTCGAACGGGAGGAAATTCTTAAGAATACCAAGCTTTCTATAGAAGAGCGGCAAAAGCTAATCGCATTATCTAAAGCCAATCAGGATAAAGAGACACGCGATAAAGTGAATAATGCTGTTCAAAACTGGGGTGGTATCCAAGCGGATATGAATGGTACCGGAGAATTTTTCAGACAGGATCAGGAACGATTTAGCCGTTTAAATGCTGCAAATGATTTAGCAGATAGTCAATTTGCTGCTACTGATCTTGATGAAAAAAATGGTTTAGATGTTCTAAATGCACACATGGAAGCAGGACTCATCAAGCAACAGGACTTCGAAAACCGGAAAACAGCTATCATTCAAGCTGCTCAGGACCAACGCAATCAGATCGCTGCCGAATATGCTCAGAATGCTCAGGATATTGAAGATAAGTATCACCAAGATCGATTGAATGCTCAAATTGCTCTTGGTGGCCAAATGATGGGTTCACTCACATCGATGTTTGGTTCAATGTTTGGCGAGCAATCAAAAGCATACAAGATCATGTTTGCTGCTGATAAAGCTTATGCCATTGCAGCTGCAGGTATTTCTATTCAGCAAAGTATTGCAAAGGCGGCTAGTGTTGGTTTTCCAGCAAATATCCCATTAATTGCAAGTGCTATTGCACAAGGTGCAAGCATCATTGCAAACATCCGGGCAATTAAAGATCAAGGCTTTGCTGACGGTGGTTACACTGGATCAGGTGGGAAATATCAGCCTGCTGGTATTGTCCATAAAGGAGAGGTGGTCTGGTCCCAAGAAGATATTAAACGCTGGGGCGGTGTTGGCTTAGTCGAGAAAATGCGTAAGAGTGCAAACCCTGAAGCTTTTCTCAATAACAATGCCTTGGCAGATAGTGTCATGCGCCGTGCAATGATGAGCTCTAGTGCCTTTATAGAAAGCCAAAAGCAGGCTGACATCTTTAATCAACCGGTTCAAGATACTCAGATTATCTATAAGGGTAATAGAGACACACCTAAATTAGCTTCTTCTGGAAATTTAGACTTATTCCATGATGGCAAGGTCTACTTCTCATCCAATGGTTTAGTTCAGGATCGTTCAAATCTGGATGATGTTCAGGACTTTACTTTAGGAAGTACTTCACGCCCTCAAGCTGAGATGATGCCTTCAATTGAGCCAGCTTCACCGACAATCAATTTCAAAATTGAAGTGATTAATCAGGTGAGTGGGGCGACAGTTGAAGCCGAACAACTGGACGAGCAAACAGTCCGGATCATTGTTAAAGATGAACTGGATAAGCAGCTTCCAAGAACGGTACCTAAGCTTGTAAGTGATCAAATCGCAAATCCAAACTCAACCATTAGTCGGTCTTTGACTGAGAATACGACAGCGAGAAGAAATCGTACTTAA
- a CDS encoding DUF1833 family protein, with translation MDNEYAKFFFNRKVDVYQLGCIELSHPSFMNTYRVVRNDDRGVYVQHKEGSGQVYYEFLPVSIQRSGMLGDLDQTLTVSISGLGDVMPDEFERVIEGQYPDVKPTVNYRIYSSDNLNSPMFYLLGLQLSSVAMNHKAVTFKAESPRLNTTKTGDIFALDRFSGLKGAI, from the coding sequence ATGGATAACGAATATGCCAAGTTCTTTTTCAATCGGAAAGTTGATGTCTATCAACTGGGGTGTATTGAGCTATCACATCCTTCTTTTATGAATACTTATCGGGTAGTCCGTAATGATGACCGAGGTGTCTATGTACAACATAAGGAAGGATCCGGTCAGGTCTATTATGAGTTCTTGCCAGTCTCTATACAAAGATCCGGAATGCTTGGTGATCTGGACCAGACATTAACCGTTTCTATCTCTGGTCTAGGTGATGTGATGCCTGATGAGTTTGAACGGGTAATCGAAGGGCAATATCCAGATGTAAAGCCAACCGTAAATTACCGGATTTACAGTTCAGACAATCTGAACTCTCCAATGTTTTATTTACTTGGACTGCAACTCTCAAGTGTCGCCATGAACCATAAAGCTGTGACATTCAAGGCTGAATCACCACGATTAAATACCACTAAAACTGGGGACATTTTTGCACTGGATCGCTTTAGTGGTTTGAAGGGGGCTATATGA